A region from the Papaver somniferum cultivar HN1 unplaced genomic scaffold, ASM357369v1 unplaced-scaffold_22, whole genome shotgun sequence genome encodes:
- the LOC113340542 gene encoding uncharacterized protein LOC113340542, whose amino-acid sequence MDRSYSYFNSRQMDLRKDVERAFGTLKRKCAIICGPYRGLSAREMHKTMLICIIMHNMVIQETRRNKNWTNHQDEDLRLEIISTRGLLARNYAQMTSHIENKTLYNMLREDLRANMWAEFGRDGGRI is encoded by the coding sequence ATGGATCGTTCATACTCATATTTCAATAGTAGACAAATGGATCTGAGAAAGGATGTGGAACGTGCTTTTGGAACTCTGAAGCGGAAGTGCGCAATTATTTGTGGGCCTTATCGTGGTCTAAGTGCTCGTGAAATGCATAAGACTATGCTGATTTGcatcattatgcataacatggtaATCCAAGAAACTCGTCGTAATAAGAATTGGACTAaccatcaagatgaagacttaagGCTTGAGATTATATCAACAAGAGGATTACTTGCAAGGAACTATGCGCAAATGACCAGTCATATTGAGAACAAAACTCTGTATAACATGTTAAGGGAAGATCTCAGAGCGAATATGTGGGCTGAGTTTGGAAGAGATGGAGGACGAATTTAG